One window from the genome of Cucumis melo cultivar AY chromosome 12, USDA_Cmelo_AY_1.0, whole genome shotgun sequence encodes:
- the LOC103497051 gene encoding protein LIGHT-DEPENDENT SHORT HYPOCOTYLS 5-like, whose amino-acid sequence MDSVSESGGGGASESTGEGCSSATGTGTAAAAGVAPPSRYESQKRRDWNTFLQYLKNHKPPLCLARCSGAHVIEFLKYLDQFGKTKVHASPCPYFGHPNPPAPCPCPLKQAWGSLDALIGRLRAAYEENGGRPESNPFAARAVRIYLREVREAQAKARGIPYEKKKRKRPAPTAPPPETSTSTTATATTGDNQPETTAGGGGDDPAVAPPPSTTAASTSV is encoded by the coding sequence atggattcAGTGTCTGAATCCGGCGGGGGTGGTGCATCGGAGAGCACGGGGGAGGGTTGTTCATCGGCAACGGGAACGGGAACGGCAGCGGCGGCGGGGGTGGCTCCACCGAGCCGATATGAATCTCAAAAAAGAAGAGATTGGAACACTTTCTTACAATATTTGAAGAACCATAAGCCGCCACTGTGTTTAGCTCGATGCAGTGGTGCTCACGTGATCGAATTCTTGAAGTATTTGGATCAGTTCGGAAAAACGAAGGTCCATGCTTCCCCCTGCCCTTACTTCGGTCACCCAAATCCACCTGCCCCCTGCCCCTGCCCCCTCAAACAAGCTTGGGGTAGCCTCGACGCTTTGATCGGCCGCCTCCGTGCCGCTTACGAAGAGAACGGTGGCCGCCCCGAATCCAACCCATTTGCCGCACGTGCCGTCAGGATTTATCTCCGTGAGGTTCGCGAAGCTCAGGCTAAAGCCAGAGGAATTCCTTACGAGAAAAAGAAACGGAAAAGACCCGCCCCCACCGCCCCTCCGCCAGAGACTAGTACCTCCACCACCGCCACCGCCACCACCGGGGATAATCAGCCTGAAACAACCGCTGGTGGCGGTGGTGACGATCCCGCCGTTGCTCCTCCGCCGTCCACAACCGCCGCTTCCACCTCCGTATAG